One region of Sphingomonas adhaesiva genomic DNA includes:
- a CDS encoding DUF1013 domain-containing protein, giving the protein MNQPLMPHATASWLVDNTALSFEQIADFCGLHILEVQAIADDTAATKLTGRDPVRAHEVTQDEIDKAQADPDYRMKMTKGPDQVRRTKGPRYTPVSKRQDKPDGIAWIIRNHPEISDGAIGNLIGTTRTTIAAIRDRSHWNIANITPKDPVTLGLTTQRELDAAVAKAAKAAGIEQQQTDTRLDGDREALIASLRAQREQAARDAENGVDSDAPRPAFEDPFRR; this is encoded by the coding sequence ATGAACCAGCCGCTCATGCCCCATGCCACCGCCTCCTGGCTGGTCGACAATACCGCGCTTTCCTTCGAGCAGATCGCCGATTTCTGCGGGCTGCACATCCTGGAGGTGCAGGCGATCGCCGACGACACCGCCGCGACCAAGCTGACCGGGCGCGACCCCGTTCGCGCGCATGAGGTGACGCAGGACGAGATCGACAAGGCGCAGGCCGATCCCGATTACCGCATGAAGATGACCAAGGGTCCGGACCAGGTGCGCCGTACCAAGGGGCCGCGCTACACCCCGGTCAGCAAGCGGCAGGACAAACCCGACGGCATCGCCTGGATCATCCGCAACCATCCGGAAATCTCGGACGGCGCGATCGGCAACCTGATCGGCACCACGCGCACCACGATCGCGGCGATCCGCGACCGCAGCCACTGGAACATCGCCAACATCACGCCGAAGGATCCGGTGACGCTGGGCCTGACGACGCAGCGCGAGCTGGACGCCGCCGTCGCCAAGGCCGCCAAGGCCGCCGGGATCGAGCAGCAGCAGACCGACACCCGCCTCGACGGCGACCGCGAGGCGCTGATCGCGTCGCTGCGCGCGCAGCGCGAGCAGGCGGCGCGCGATGCGGAGAACGGCGTGGACAGCGACGCGCCGCGCCCGGCGTTCGAGGACCCGTTCCGCCGCTGA
- a CDS encoding response regulator, giving the protein MNTQQSVNIIMIEDDEGHARLIEKNIRRAGIMNEIRHFTDGTSALDYIFNDDGGPARNGPALILLDLNLPDMSGTDILARIKNGDGAVKRTPVVVLTTTDDAREIQRCYDLGANVYITKPVNYENFATAIRQLGLFLSVIQVPDFDG; this is encoded by the coding sequence GTGAACACGCAGCAATCCGTCAACATCATCATGATCGAGGACGACGAGGGGCATGCCCGGCTGATCGAGAAGAACATCCGCCGTGCCGGCATCATGAACGAGATCCGCCACTTCACCGACGGCACCAGCGCGCTCGACTATATCTTCAACGACGATGGCGGACCGGCGCGCAACGGGCCGGCGCTGATCCTCCTCGACCTCAACCTGCCCGACATGAGCGGGACCGACATCCTGGCGCGGATCAAGAACGGCGACGGGGCGGTGAAGCGGACGCCCGTCGTCGTGCTGACGACCACCGACGACGCGCGCGAGATCCAGCGCTGCTATGATCTGGGCGCCAACGTCTATATCACCAAGCCGGTGAATTACGAGAATTTCGCCACCGCGATCCGCCAGCTAGGGCTGTTCCTGTCGGTGATCCAGGTCCCGGACTTCGACGGATGA
- a CDS encoding 3'-5' exonuclease: MMYPRRQTQQIIRVVDLETTGSAPPAHAVCEVGWQDVALGEGGRWELYGEGGNILINPGRSMPPITQAIHHIRDEDVADAPWWHDVARQVLDPYPRRIALAAHRAAFEEQFCTPALTHGADWICTWKCALRLWPDSPSFSNQVLRYWRKPAGLDHERGLPAHRAFPDAYVTAHHLRDQLNEASVAQLVQWSSEPGLLPRVRYGPDRGKEWREIEEESLVKFMTDRDPDIRFTAETEMARRRGGGHVGRMNPQELLL; this comes from the coding sequence ATGATGTACCCCCGCCGCCAGACGCAGCAGATCATCCGCGTCGTCGACCTGGAGACCACCGGCTCCGCCCCGCCCGCGCATGCGGTGTGCGAGGTGGGGTGGCAGGATGTCGCGCTGGGCGAGGGCGGCCGCTGGGAATTGTATGGCGAGGGTGGCAACATCCTCATCAACCCCGGTCGCTCGATGCCGCCGATCACCCAGGCGATCCACCATATCCGCGACGAGGACGTCGCCGATGCCCCGTGGTGGCACGACGTCGCGCGGCAGGTGCTGGACCCCTATCCGCGCCGCATCGCGCTCGCCGCGCACCGCGCCGCGTTCGAGGAGCAGTTCTGCACGCCCGCGCTGACGCACGGTGCGGACTGGATCTGCACGTGGAAATGCGCGCTGCGGCTGTGGCCCGACAGTCCCAGCTTCTCCAACCAGGTGCTGCGCTACTGGCGCAAGCCCGCCGGGCTGGATCACGAGCGCGGCCTGCCCGCGCACCGCGCCTTCCCCGACGCCTATGTCACCGCGCACCACCTGCGCGACCAGCTGAACGAGGCGTCGGTGGCGCAGCTGGTGCAATGGTCGAGCGAGCCGGGGTTGCTCCCGCGCGTCCGCTACGGCCCCGACCGCGGCAAGGAGTGGCGCGAGATCGAGGAGGAGAGCCTCGTCAAGTTCATGACCGACCGCGATCCCGACATCCGCTTCACCGCCGAGACGGAGATGGCGCGGCGGCGCGGCGGCGGGCACGTGGGGCGCATGAATCCGCAGGAGCTGCTGCTGTGA
- the cysQ gene encoding 3'(2'),5'-bisphosphate nucleotidase CysQ: MIEFTDRRALMALLVTLAESAGDVVWRHFVAGCTVMHKADESPVTIADREAEAVILTGLAAITPAIPVVAEEEAAAGRLPDAADAFFLVDPLDGTKEFIKRGDDFTVNIALVEGGVPTMGVVYAPARHAVYWGDVALGAWQAVRAPDGERHDARDIHVRACSDAPCAVASKSHAMPGLDAWLDAGGIAARVSVGSSLKFVLVASGEADVYPRTGPTMEWDTAAGDAVLRAAGGRTLDADGEPFRYGKPGFRNAGFVATGGYEPAPLRPFIA, encoded by the coding sequence ATGATCGAATTCACCGACCGCCGCGCCCTGATGGCGCTGCTCGTCACGCTGGCGGAATCCGCCGGCGACGTCGTCTGGCGGCATTTCGTCGCCGGCTGCACCGTGATGCACAAGGCGGACGAGAGCCCCGTCACCATCGCCGATCGCGAGGCGGAGGCGGTGATCCTCACCGGGCTCGCCGCCATCACTCCCGCGATTCCCGTCGTCGCGGAGGAGGAAGCCGCCGCCGGTCGCCTGCCCGACGCCGCCGACGCCTTCTTCCTCGTCGACCCGCTCGACGGGACGAAGGAGTTCATCAAGCGCGGCGACGATTTCACCGTCAACATCGCGCTGGTGGAGGGCGGGGTGCCCACCATGGGCGTCGTCTATGCCCCCGCGCGCCACGCGGTCTATTGGGGCGACGTAGCGCTCGGCGCATGGCAGGCGGTGCGCGCGCCGGATGGCGAGCGCCACGACGCGCGCGACATCCACGTCCGCGCATGCAGCGACGCCCCATGCGCCGTCGCGTCGAAGAGCCACGCCATGCCCGGTCTCGACGCCTGGCTCGACGCCGGCGGGATCGCCGCGCGCGTTTCGGTCGGCTCCAGCCTGAAGTTCGTGCTGGTCGCCAGCGGCGAGGCGGACGTCTATCCGCGCACCGGCCCGACGATGGAGTGGGACACCGCCGCGGGCGATGCCGTGCTGCGCGCCGCGGGCGGGCGCACGCTCGACGCCGATGGCGAGCCCTTCCGCTATGGCAAGCCGGGTTTCCGCAACGCCGGCTTCGTCGCCACCGGCGGATACGAACCCGCCCCGCTGCGGCCGTTCATCGCATGA
- the cysD gene encoding sulfate adenylyltransferase subunit CysD, which produces MTLTHLDRLEAESIHIIREVAAVADKPVMLYSVGKDSAVMLHLARKAFYPAPPPFPLLHVDTTWKFRAMYELRDRAAREAGMELLVHRNPDALAQGINPFDHGALHTEMWKTEGLKQALDLHGFDAAFGGARRDEEKSRAKERIFSFRTASHRWDPKAQRPELWHLYNARHARGESMRVFPISNWTELDVWQYIAREGIEIVPLYFAAPRPTVERDGLILMVDDDRFRLEPGEVPVDRSVRFRTLGCYPLSGAVESEAATLNDVIREMLLTTTSERQGRAIDKDAGASMEQKKQQGYF; this is translated from the coding sequence ATGACGCTGACGCATCTCGACCGCCTGGAGGCGGAGAGCATCCATATCATCCGCGAGGTCGCCGCGGTCGCGGACAAGCCGGTGATGCTCTATTCGGTCGGCAAGGATTCGGCGGTCATGCTGCATCTGGCGCGCAAGGCCTTCTACCCGGCGCCGCCGCCGTTCCCGCTGCTCCATGTCGACACCACGTGGAAGTTCCGCGCCATGTACGAGCTGCGCGACCGCGCCGCGCGCGAGGCGGGGATGGAGCTGCTGGTCCACCGCAACCCCGATGCGCTGGCGCAGGGGATCAACCCGTTCGACCACGGCGCGCTGCATACGGAGATGTGGAAGACCGAGGGGCTGAAGCAGGCGCTCGACCTCCACGGCTTCGACGCCGCCTTCGGCGGCGCGCGCCGCGACGAGGAGAAGAGCCGTGCCAAGGAGCGCATCTTCTCCTTCCGCACCGCCTCCCACCGCTGGGATCCCAAGGCGCAGCGCCCGGAGCTGTGGCACCTCTACAATGCGCGCCATGCCAGGGGGGAGAGCATGCGCGTCTTCCCGATCAGCAACTGGACCGAGCTGGACGTGTGGCAATATATCGCGCGCGAGGGGATCGAGATCGTGCCCCTGTACTTCGCCGCGCCGCGCCCCACCGTCGAGCGCGACGGGCTGATCCTGATGGTCGACGACGATCGCTTCCGGCTGGAGCCCGGCGAGGTGCCGGTCGACCGCTCGGTCCGCTTCCGCACCCTGGGCTGCTACCCGTTGTCGGGGGCGGTGGAGAGCGAGGCGGCGACGCTCAACGACGTGATCCGCGAGATGCTGCTGACCACCACCAGCGAACGCCAGGGCCGCGCGATCGACAAGGATGCCGGCGCCAGCATGGAGCAGAAGAAGCAGCAGGGGTATTTCTGA
- a CDS encoding MBL fold metallo-hydrolase, producing MATHYQRALIGDEGLTPTSSEGLTFPFGDRAPQPGELLTIAPGIRWWRVPMSGPLKHVNGLILDDGDDELLAIDTGTASPRSTEAWRTILEGPLAGRRVTRILGTHMHPDHIGLAGWLSRRSDDAPILMTRTEWLMARMLSADARTEVPEEQVAFWRGAGWDVEQIATASKGGFANFSKMIARLPLGYVRIRDGEMLRIGGHDWRVVVGSGHSPEHACLLDEERRILIAGDQVLPRISSNISLHANEPGADPLGEWLASIERFRDLSDDLLVLPGHGDPFYGLHARLDALEREHRDRLDALVAHMGEPRRAVDCFGQLFRRPIGPDVVAMATGEALAHLRHLEVTGRARRDVRDGIWWYSRA from the coding sequence ATGGCAACGCATTACCAGCGCGCGCTCATCGGCGACGAAGGGCTGACCCCGACCAGCAGCGAGGGGCTCACCTTCCCCTTCGGCGACCGCGCGCCGCAGCCGGGCGAATTGCTGACGATCGCGCCCGGCATCCGCTGGTGGCGCGTGCCGATGAGCGGGCCGCTCAAGCACGTCAACGGCCTGATCCTCGACGATGGCGACGACGAGCTGCTCGCGATCGATACCGGCACCGCCTCGCCGCGCTCGACCGAGGCGTGGCGGACGATCCTGGAGGGGCCGCTGGCGGGCAGGCGCGTGACGCGCATCCTGGGGACGCACATGCACCCCGACCATATCGGGCTGGCGGGGTGGCTGTCGCGCCGTTCGGACGATGCCCCGATCCTGATGACGCGGACCGAATGGCTGATGGCGCGGATGCTGTCGGCCGATGCCCGGACCGAGGTGCCCGAGGAACAGGTCGCCTTCTGGCGCGGCGCGGGCTGGGACGTGGAGCAGATCGCCACCGCCTCGAAGGGCGGTTTCGCCAATTTCTCGAAGATGATCGCGCGGCTGCCGCTGGGCTATGTCCGCATCCGCGACGGCGAAATGCTGCGGATCGGCGGCCACGACTGGCGCGTGGTTGTCGGCAGCGGCCATTCGCCGGAGCACGCGTGCCTGCTCGACGAGGAACGCCGCATCCTGATCGCGGGCGATCAGGTGCTGCCGCGGATCAGCTCCAACATCTCGCTCCATGCCAACGAACCGGGCGCCGATCCGCTCGGCGAATGGCTCGCCTCGATCGAGCGGTTCCGCGACCTGTCCGACGACCTGCTGGTGCTGCCGGGTCATGGCGATCCCTTCTACGGGCTGCACGCGCGGCTGGATGCACTGGAGCGCGAGCATCGCGACCGGCTGGACGCGCTGGTCGCGCACATGGGCGAGCCGCGCCGCGCGGTCGACTGCTTCGGACAGCTGTTCCGCCGCCCGATCGGCCCCGACGTGGTCGCGATGGCGACCGGCGAGGCACTGGCGCACCTGCGCCACCTGGAGGTCACCGGGCGCGCCCGGCGCGACGTCCGCGACGGCATATGGTGGTATTCGCGCGCGTAA
- a CDS encoding sensor histidine kinase produces MAGIRGSDESIGRRLTGFMVVGFLALLAVGLAAAWTTSRGQTHIRWLAHSYEVQNAILDARQTIERGETSRRGYLLAPRQTDFLAIYRNSANAVPLRLKHLRRLVRDNPEQTALYRLLLAQMQRLAAIREHSLDLIAAGRVAEARGAFNTEHSAVPMADIRETLDRMSAAEQKLLDVRERDVVDSERMFYAVLVLSAVLLLIVAITSLATVLGYTRDLGRSRDALASLNAHLEEMVADRTQDLTRANEEIQRFAYIVSHDLRSPLVNVMGFTAELEAAAGSLRTLVDRVEAEAPALASPDAALAAREDLPEAIGFIRSSTQRMDRLINAILQLSRYGRRVLSPERLDVSAIVGQVRDTLAHRLAEAEAVLEVSGRLPDVVSDRFSIEQVLSNLIENAVKYLRPGVPGRIVVSGRYEGPRVVYEIADNGRGIAASDHARVFDLFRRSGAQDRPGEGIGLATVRALVFRLGGLIDLTSTLGEGTTFRLSLPRTLAHPDNVQDNPQ; encoded by the coding sequence ATGGCCGGCATCAGGGGCAGTGACGAGAGCATCGGGCGCAGGCTGACCGGCTTCATGGTCGTTGGCTTCCTGGCGCTGCTCGCGGTCGGACTGGCGGCGGCGTGGACGACCAGCCGCGGGCAGACGCACATCCGCTGGCTGGCGCATTCCTACGAGGTTCAGAACGCGATCCTCGACGCGCGCCAGACGATCGAGCGCGGCGAAACCTCGCGCCGCGGCTATCTGCTGGCGCCGCGTCAGACCGATTTCCTCGCCATCTATCGCAACAGCGCCAATGCGGTGCCGCTGCGGCTGAAGCATCTGCGTCGGCTGGTGCGGGACAATCCGGAGCAGACCGCGCTCTACCGCCTCCTGCTGGCGCAGATGCAGCGGCTGGCGGCGATCCGCGAACACTCGCTCGACCTGATCGCGGCAGGGCGCGTGGCGGAGGCGCGCGGCGCGTTCAATACCGAGCATTCCGCCGTGCCGATGGCGGACATCCGGGAGACGCTGGACCGGATGTCGGCCGCCGAGCAGAAGCTTCTCGACGTGCGCGAGCGCGACGTCGTCGACAGCGAGCGGATGTTCTACGCCGTCCTCGTGCTGTCGGCGGTGCTGCTGCTGATCGTGGCGATCACCTCGCTGGCCACCGTGCTGGGCTATACCCGCGATCTCGGTCGATCGCGCGATGCCCTGGCCTCGCTCAACGCGCATCTGGAAGAGATGGTCGCGGATCGCACCCAGGATCTGACGCGCGCCAACGAGGAGATCCAGCGCTTCGCCTATATCGTCAGCCACGACCTGCGCTCTCCGCTGGTCAACGTGATGGGCTTCACCGCGGAGCTGGAGGCCGCGGCGGGGTCGCTGCGCACGCTGGTCGATCGCGTCGAGGCGGAGGCGCCCGCACTCGCCTCCCCGGATGCCGCACTCGCCGCGCGCGAGGATTTGCCCGAGGCGATCGGCTTCATCCGGTCCTCGACGCAGCGGATGGACCGGCTCATCAACGCCATCCTCCAGCTGTCGCGCTACGGCCGCCGCGTCCTGTCGCCCGAACGGCTCGACGTGAGCGCGATCGTCGGTCAGGTGCGCGACACGCTGGCGCACCGGCTGGCGGAGGCGGAGGCGGTGCTGGAGGTGTCGGGGCGCCTGCCCGATGTGGTCAGCGACCGCTTCTCGATCGAGCAGGTCCTGTCCAACCTGATCGAGAATGCGGTCAAGTATCTGCGCCCCGGCGTCCCCGGCCGTATCGTCGTCAGCGGCCGGTACGAGGGCCCGCGCGTCGTCTACGAGATCGCCGACAACGGCCGCGGCATCGCCGCGTCCGACCATGCGCGCGTGTTCGACCTGTTCCGCCGTTCGGGCGCGCAGGATCGCCCGGGCGAGGGGATCGGGCTCGCCACCGTGCGTGCGCTCGTCTTCCGTCTCGGCGGGCTGATCGACCTTACCTCCACGCTCGGCGAGGGCACGACCTTCCGCCTGTCCCTCCCCCGCACCCTCGCCCATCCCGACAACGTTCAGGACAACCCGCAGTGA
- the cysN gene encoding sulfate adenylyltransferase subunit CysN, translating to MTAYQPDALIRDDIAAYLAQHEAKSLLRFITCGSVDDGKSTLIGRLLYDSKQIFEDQLATLEADSRRVGTQGQNIDFALLVDGLAAEREQGITIDVAYRFFATGKRKFIVADTPGHEQYTRNMVTGASTADLAVILVDARKGVLTQTRRHSYLAHLIGIRNIVLAVNKMDLVGYDAQTFERIRLAYRAFASEIGITNFTAIPVSGLAGDNIANIRSAAMPWYRGPTLIEHLETVPVDADRDARGAFRLPVQWVNRPDLDFRGFAGTIAGGVVKPGDPVRIVPSGRTTSVARIVALGGDLEHAQAGQSVTLTLADEVDCSRGDMIAAADDPPEVADQFEATLVWMADEAMLPGRSYAFQLGTQAASATLRTPKYQVNVNTLEETAARTLELNAIGVVTLALDRPVVFAPYADSRELGGFILIDKATNATVAAGMIRFALRRAANVHRQHLDITREKRADLKNQRPAVVWFTGLSGAGKSTIANLVEKKLVRMNRHTFLLDGDNVRHGLNRDLGFTDADRVENIRRIGEVARLMTDAGLIVLTAFISPFRAERDMVRQMLAGGEFVEVHVDTTLAAAEARDVKGLYAKARSGKLANFTGIDSPYEAPEAPEIRIDTAAEDAESAADRIVAWLLAREEG from the coding sequence GTGACCGCCTACCAGCCCGACGCGCTCATCCGCGACGACATCGCCGCCTATCTCGCGCAGCACGAGGCGAAGTCGCTGCTGCGCTTCATCACCTGCGGCTCGGTCGACGACGGCAAGTCGACGCTGATCGGCCGCCTGCTCTACGATTCGAAGCAGATCTTCGAGGATCAGCTCGCCACGCTGGAGGCCGACAGCAGGCGCGTCGGGACGCAGGGGCAGAACATCGACTTCGCGCTGCTGGTCGACGGCCTCGCCGCGGAGCGCGAACAGGGCATCACGATCGACGTCGCCTATCGCTTCTTCGCAACCGGGAAGCGCAAGTTCATCGTCGCCGATACGCCGGGGCACGAACAATATACCCGCAACATGGTGACCGGCGCGTCGACCGCCGATCTCGCGGTCATCCTGGTCGATGCGCGCAAGGGCGTGCTGACGCAGACGCGGCGGCATTCGTACCTCGCGCACCTCATCGGCATCCGCAACATCGTGCTGGCCGTCAACAAGATGGACCTTGTCGGCTATGATGCGCAAACATTCGAGCGCATCAGACTGGCCTATCGCGCCTTTGCGAGCGAGATCGGCATCACGAATTTCACCGCCATCCCCGTTTCGGGGCTCGCCGGTGACAACATCGCCAACATCCGGTCCGCGGCGATGCCCTGGTACCGCGGCCCCACCCTGATCGAGCATCTGGAAACGGTCCCCGTCGACGCCGACCGCGACGCGCGCGGCGCGTTCCGCCTGCCGGTGCAATGGGTCAACCGCCCCGATCTCGACTTCCGCGGGTTCGCGGGCACGATCGCCGGCGGCGTGGTGAAACCGGGCGACCCGGTCCGCATCGTCCCGTCGGGCCGCACCACCTCGGTGGCGCGGATCGTCGCGCTGGGCGGCGACCTGGAGCATGCGCAGGCGGGCCAGTCGGTCACGCTGACGCTGGCGGACGAGGTCGATTGCTCGCGCGGCGACATGATCGCCGCCGCGGACGATCCGCCCGAGGTCGCCGACCAGTTCGAGGCGACGCTCGTCTGGATGGCGGACGAGGCGATGCTGCCGGGCCGGTCCTATGCCTTCCAGCTGGGCACACAGGCGGCGTCCGCGACGCTGCGCACGCCCAAATATCAGGTCAACGTCAACACGTTGGAGGAGACGGCGGCACGCACGCTGGAGCTGAACGCGATCGGCGTCGTCACGCTCGCGCTCGACCGGCCGGTGGTGTTCGCGCCCTATGCCGACAGCCGCGAGCTGGGCGGGTTCATCCTGATCGACAAGGCGACCAACGCGACCGTCGCGGCGGGCATGATCCGCTTCGCGCTGCGCCGCGCCGCCAACGTCCACCGCCAGCATCTGGACATCACGCGAGAGAAGCGCGCGGACCTGAAGAACCAGCGCCCCGCGGTGGTCTGGTTCACCGGACTGTCGGGCGCGGGCAAGTCGACGATCGCGAATCTGGTCGAGAAGAAGCTGGTGCGGATGAACCGCCACACCTTCCTGCTCGACGGCGACAACGTGCGCCACGGCCTCAACCGCGACCTGGGCTTCACCGACGCCGACCGGGTGGAGAATATCCGCCGGATCGGCGAGGTCGCGCGGCTGATGACCGACGCCGGGCTGATCGTGCTGACCGCCTTCATCTCCCCCTTCCGCGCCGAGCGCGACATGGTGCGCCAGATGCTGGCAGGCGGCGAGTTCGTCGAGGTCCATGTCGATACCACGCTCGCCGCGGCGGAAGCGCGCGACGTGAAGGGGCTCTATGCCAAGGCCCGGTCGGGCAAGCTCGCCAACTTCACCGGCATCGACAGCCCGTACGAAGCGCCCGAGGCCCCCGAAATCCGCATCGACACCGCGGCGGAGGATGCCGAGTCCGCGGCGGACCGCATCGTCGCCTGGCTGCTGGCGCGCGAGGAGGGGTAA
- a CDS encoding glycosyltransferase family 4 protein, translating to MRIAIVTDAWAPQVNGVVRTLESVIAELRGDGHEVLVVSPAGIRSLPCPTYPEIRLALMTPAAIGRRIARFGAEAVHIATEGPLGLAARRWCLTCRLPFTTAYHTQFPDYVAARTGADPAWIWRYVRWFHAPAAAILASTPTIERTLNAHGLPHVRRWGRGVAREFTAYGPRHPRLAALPGPVLLHVGRVAVEKNIAAFLAADVPGTKVVVGDGPARAALERQYPQAIFPGALFGEDLAAAYRAADALVFPSRTDTFGLVMIEALACGTPVAAYPVAGPVDVLTPETGAMHDDLPTAIAGALALDRGVCAAAGARFTWAASARQFLDALQPIASVHALAA from the coding sequence ATGCGGATCGCGATCGTCACCGACGCCTGGGCGCCGCAGGTCAATGGCGTCGTGCGCACGCTGGAATCGGTCATCGCCGAGTTGCGCGGCGACGGGCATGAGGTGCTGGTGGTGTCCCCCGCCGGCATACGCTCGCTCCCCTGCCCCACCTATCCCGAAATCCGGCTGGCGCTGATGACGCCCGCCGCGATCGGCCGGCGCATCGCCCGGTTCGGGGCGGAGGCGGTGCATATCGCGACCGAGGGACCGCTGGGACTGGCGGCGCGGCGCTGGTGTCTGACCTGCCGCCTGCCCTTCACCACCGCCTATCACACGCAATTCCCCGATTACGTCGCGGCGCGCACCGGGGCCGACCCGGCGTGGATCTGGCGCTACGTGCGCTGGTTCCACGCCCCCGCGGCGGCGATCCTGGCCTCCACCCCGACGATCGAGCGCACGCTGAACGCGCACGGCCTGCCGCACGTGCGCCGCTGGGGCCGCGGCGTCGCGCGCGAATTCACCGCGTACGGTCCGCGCCATCCGCGTCTGGCGGCGCTGCCGGGCCCGGTGCTGCTCCACGTCGGCCGCGTCGCGGTGGAAAAGAACATCGCCGCCTTCCTCGCCGCCGATGTCCCCGGCACGAAGGTGGTGGTCGGCGACGGCCCGGCGCGCGCGGCGCTGGAGCGGCAATATCCGCAAGCCATCTTCCCGGGAGCGCTGTTCGGCGAGGATCTGGCCGCCGCCTATCGCGCCGCCGATGCGCTGGTCTTTCCCAGCCGGACCGACACGTTCGGCCTGGTGATGATCGAGGCGCTGGCCTGCGGCACCCCGGTCGCGGCCTATCCGGTCGCGGGCCCGGTCGACGTGCTGACGCCGGAGACGGGGGCGATGCACGACGATCTGCCCACCGCGATCGCCGGCGCGCTGGCGCTCGACCGCGGCGTGTGTGCGGCAGCGGGTGCGCGCTTCACCTGGGCCGCGAGCGCGCGCCAGTTCCTCGACGCGCTGCAACCGATCGCGAGCGTACACGCGCTCGCTGCGTGA
- a CDS encoding sensor histidine kinase has protein sequence MTLPAAPRVLYIDDDAGIRRLVTRALERRGYAVTAADGGEAGVAAAAAEGFDLVAVDHYMPGIDGLETMARLAQLPHPPAVVYVTGSEESRVAVAALRAGAADYVVKTPGEDFFDLLDAAFRQVLARTALTAAKSQAEDELRASNARLEALLAEVNHRVANSLQIVSAMVRMQAGAVADPAARAALEDTERRIAAIAHVHRRLYSGHDVEHVDMRDYLAQLIRELAATWSTTDRPRDLKLEATPLNLPTDRAVSLGVIVTELVSNACKYAYPDGEGQVRIALTRHDDDRFRLTVEDDGVGIGDAPPKGTGVGTRLIRAMAQSLDTVVEYDPAHAGTRAILSAAVRGSKPPL, from the coding sequence ATGACGCTCCCCGCGGCCCCGCGCGTGCTCTATATCGACGACGACGCCGGCATCCGGCGGCTGGTGACGCGCGCGCTGGAGCGGCGCGGCTATGCGGTGACCGCGGCGGACGGCGGCGAGGCGGGCGTGGCGGCGGCCGCGGCGGAGGGGTTCGACCTGGTCGCAGTCGATCATTACATGCCCGGGATCGACGGGCTGGAGACGATGGCGCGGCTGGCGCAGCTGCCGCACCCCCCGGCGGTAGTCTATGTCACCGGGTCTGAGGAGAGCCGGGTCGCGGTGGCGGCGCTGCGCGCGGGCGCGGCGGACTATGTCGTGAAGACGCCGGGCGAGGACTTCTTCGACCTGCTCGACGCCGCGTTCCGCCAGGTGCTGGCGCGGACCGCGCTGACGGCCGCGAAGTCGCAGGCCGAGGACGAACTGCGCGCGAGTAATGCGCGGCTGGAGGCGCTGCTGGCGGAGGTGAATCACCGCGTCGCCAACTCGCTCCAGATCGTCTCCGCGATGGTGCGGATGCAGGCGGGCGCGGTCGCCGATCCCGCCGCGCGTGCCGCGCTGGAGGATACCGAGCGCCGCATTGCCGCGATCGCGCACGTCCACCGCCGCCTGTACAGCGGGCATGACGTCGAGCATGTCGACATGCGCGACTATCTGGCGCAGCTGATCCGCGAGCTGGCCGCGACCTGGTCCACCACCGACCGCCCGCGCGACCTGAAGCTGGAGGCGACGCCGCTCAACCTGCCGACCGACCGCGCGGTGTCGCTGGGGGTGATCGTCACCGAACTGGTCAGCAACGCGTGCAAATACGCCTATCCCGATGGCGAGGGGCAGGTCCGCATCGCCTTGACGCGGCATGACGACGACCGCTTCCGCCTGACGGTCGAGGACGACGGCGTCGGCATCGGCGACGCGCCGCCCAAGGGGACCGGAGTCGGCACCCGGCTGATCCGCGCGATGGCGCAAAGCCTGGACACGGTGGTGGAATACGATCCGGCGCATGCGGGCACGCGCGCGATCCTGTCGGCGGCGGTGCGGGGGTCGAAGCCGCCACTATAG